gtcctctaagaatgtttcaatgattgaaatgagagtttagataatataaccattggaggatataagcaatgttgtggaaacacatatatgtataattccttattccttgaaccgaagtttgcgaactttgttgatcaagagaaccgcaatagtggcgtgagccaagtctgcgaactggcggaagttctcgacccgagaaattctgctggggtttgtgaactccgtccgggaacttaagtccgcgaaccgtggatatatagttcatgaaccaatttgagtgaatcaaatagtttttgcttcgattgtgtcttgtgcagttacataagatttccttgcaattgaacaactctctaactagttcatttgagtcacttgaactagttatggtgaagaagaatatggttgatatgaaagtgatcatattgctaaccatttgattaactattgttgaaccaacaaatgtacaagtttgggtacggttacacaagcctagaaacgtgcatttcatttgtgtgtaacaagctagttttctatctaacggttgaaagatattagcttgaatctaatcaggttttcatctaacggtgaatattgaatgctttgttaccaagctaacattgattgcaaaccctgatttgaaagactatataagggagaactctagcaactgggaaacctaatccccacaccttctgtgtgatactagttgtgctaagctagagtcgattctcctttaacctttggtttcttcttctaaaccaggttaacgacttaaagacttcattgggattgtgaagccagaccgatactactttcttgtagttgcgtgatctgatcttgttgtttatatcgtacgactacaattgtaataattggattgagatttatatctccgataggaaagatataaaagtaatcacaaacacttcgtctcatcgtttgtgattccgcaatatcttttttcgctgcgtcgattaagattattgtgaggtgattgatgatactaggttgttcttcggaaatataagtccgggttatcagttggttcctgttcaccttgatttatcaaaagacgaaacaaaactcgtaggtatattcgtggtagacggatttatctattaccgtagacttttctgtgtgatacagatttgtttattaaagtcttcgactttgggtcataacaattcttagttgtgggtgagatcatctaagggaatcaagtatgtagcatcctgctgggatcagagacgtaggagcataattgtaccttgggtcagtgtgagattgattggggttcaactacagtccagaccgaagttaatttggagtaggctagtgtttgtagcggcttaatacagtgtgtgtgttcaatctggactaggtcccgggctttttctgcatttgcggtttcctcgttaacaaaattctggtgtctgtgttatttcttttccgcattatattttgttatataattgaaatatcacaggttgtgcgttgatcaatcaattagaatatccgaccttttggttgttgatttaaattgattgacacttggatattggtctttggtatcatccaagttatctctctagtatttgataaagactcgcagatttctatttgcttgagtatatatcaattcgagagattgagataaaaactctttgatatattttttatctagattgagtttgactgtctagttgattctctaaaaagtatattggagtttgtccatacagattgctaagcgaaatattgagtgtggttgttgtatccccgctttttcattcattattttaaaagcataatgggaggggaGGTGGTGTTTATAGTACTTTAGAAAGAGTTGATTGTGAGATATGCCGTCACTTTGCATATTTTCAATCTTTGTAATTCCCATTTTCTTGTTCGCTCAAATAAAAGGATGTCCAtttgagttctttcaaaacagaACATCATATCACAACCAAAGTGTCTTTATGATTATGTCAAAACCTGAATGAGTCAATTCCCAAAATTACATTGTCAATTATCCAAGTATTAGTGATTTACAGTTCACTAGATTAAATGGCtcattattttctctaaaatgtgATTCCTTTCACATTCATTGGAGGTAATTTGTAGATGCATTCTCATTCTCACAATTAGTTGTCGTTCAATAACCGTTTGCACATACTTCGTAGAAACTTAACAAAGTGTGATTAGCTTTTGATTCTTACAGAGCTCATGTAACTTTTATAATCTTTATACAAACAAATATTGAGCATTTCTTCGCTCGGATATTACCTGTAATGATCCAATCATCGCATGGTATTATATAAGGAAACAATTCAACATTCAGTTAATATGTTTCCTTAAGATTTCGTGTAATAAGTGGTGccgccttattacgtaacaaaggaaaatctatctcatttactttagagtgttactgttcatgaagatgatatacttttcatcataatgtacgaATGATCCTTATAATGTAcgaatgatatacttttcatgcCATAAAAGCATACAATGGATATAATTATTTGCAAACAAAAATTCTTTATTTTAGCTAATATAATATCGATCAAACTATCAGGTAGACAATAGTTTAGGATCAAATCATGCAAATATATAATCTAACCATAGAATTCGATCGAATTaagatagaaaataaaaaaaattggcaaagttcttgttgccattaatgtTGACGTGTAGCTAGGGTATGACCTTATCCAAGAATAAAGTGAGTTTGTTTTCCTTTAAGCTCCATATATCTCTTGTAGTTGACTACTAATATATGATACTTGCATTACAACTCTCGTACCATTCTCAGTAAAATGCTTATACCAAAATTTGCAACTCTCGTTGGTATGAGTCAGAATTACATCTCTGTCCCATTATAGGTAGATGCATTTACTTTGTATCATTACTACTGTAGCCAGAATTACATCTCCAACCTATTCTTGGAAAAAGATTTATATCTTCTACCATAATTTGTGTGTTCTCTTTCACATGTTTCAACATACTGATGTTGGTATAATCTAGCACGTCTACCCTCTTTTCGTCGGGGTCCCTTCCATTGCTAACATTGTCAtagtatcttatgttgagaagTTTCTTTATCCCAACAGATGTGACACGTTGTTTAGAATCGAATTATGCCTCacaaccaattactttaggttgaatagattacaAAATATTGTTCGTCTCTTTTTATCATACTCCAAACTATATTGGTTCATTAATATCATCAATGAagtacaaaaataaaacaaaaacggAAAGTATTTTTTGACTCATCGAAACTTTTGTGAATTTCTTTCCAAAAAAATTGAGGCGTGTTTTTAATTACAACATATGATTGTCGAAGTTATTGACTCATTATAGTCTAACAAGTGGATTACATCTCACTAAACATTCAAGTTCGGCAGGAAAAAAtgaatgtttcgacaaacttccTTCAAAGCATTACATCGCCTGAAGTCAATATATCGCCTTAGAAATGTTGAAGGTATGGCTTCCTCTTTGAACGATGTATCTTAATAAGTTGAAATTTTTTATGACGAAAGTATTGTACTTGTGCACACAAGCTTCCACATCATAGACTCTTtaatggtgttcaagtacttctgagtccaaaatgtcaaattCAGGTTGAATTGGTTAGGGCAAAGTCTGGTCAACTATTTGGTCAAGGACCGGTCCATTGGGTTGGCAAGGTCATGGTTAACAAGTATAAGCATATATGGTCCATTATATATAAAGTATTCAGGCCCATTGATAATAAGCTTGGAACTATTAGCATATGATCCCAAAACATATTGTTAACCTTAAAAATTGAAACATTCATCTTTCATCCATTTTGATTGATAGACAATCGCATCATAGTCCGATCGTGATGAAAATTTCATAGTAGATTCATATTAATGTTATTATAAACATCTTAAAATTTCAAGCTAATCCAAcggttagaaaagaaaacattaTGTATGACGCCATAAGACTATTTCAGATTACGTTTATGTGGACAAAGCTGAAAATATCGCATACTTTCGAGTATTTTCCATGGTTGGATCTTTTCGAAAATTTTACAGTGGCTCAATAAGAACAATATGTAACACATATCAAAAATAGAGCATAATCTAATAGTTGGAATTCCTAAAACCTAGGTTTTTCGACGCAgtaataaattagggttttcctgaaCTACACAGATTCATTAAAATCCAGTTTTGGAGATTGCATCATATTCCAATTTGATTGAAATTTTAAAATAGTAAGTAATACCTAATTAAGTTGAACATATTATAATTTAATGAAAATCTAACGGTGAAAGCTCTATGTTTGACAATCATATATTCGTGGAACCCTAGAAAATACTATGAAAACGACATTCTTTTGTGGAACGAGAATATCTGGTAACCCATccataataaaaattaatcttGATCAGAACCATGCTAATATATTCGTGAAGGAAGTCATGATTGATGTCGAGCGATAAAAACTAATAGAAAAAAATTACACAAAGTGGTAGagtcgtgctgataacgtgttgatGGAGAAATATAGAGAAGAGAGAAATTATTCATTAAATATCAATGTAGTATTATATTACATAGGaataagcctctatttataggataGATCATCAACCACGGTTATATATATGGGCCGCACACATGGGCCAAAGTCCCTACAACACTAATATAGTAGTTaatcgatttccaaattgaatttggacttccatataattccaaacacggtaagttaggttttccgtttaaatttgtaatttttaaaccaatcatacgttgccaagtgtcctcatcaccgaaatattgaatttggtttcccttttttaatctttttgctattctttttaaaccaatcatacgttgtcaAATGTCCTCACCAAAGCGCttgtttcataaaactcacaaaAGGCCTATTTCAGTCAATAGGAAGCGATTCCTCATGTGGGagttaaaccaatcatacgttgtcaAATGTCCTCACCAAAGCGTtcgtttcataaaactcacaaaAGGCCTATTCGAGTCAATAGGAAGCGAGGATTTCCTCAAGCGGGAGCTTTATTTATGTAGCTTAATTTTTCCATTTTAACCGTAAAACAAAAGGGTACCTTATAACGAGAATTGCAAGGATTCTCTTAATTCATATTGTTCTTCGTTGATATATAATATGCATATGCTCTGGCTATGTTTTAGAAATAGAAACTAGAAACCCATCGATATAAGGACTAAAAGACAGATAAAACACaactggaaaaaaaaaggaaaataggaGAGAAGCCAAAAGTCACAAAAAGGCCCTCGCTCTCTCTAGAAACTGTTCACTGCTTTGTGGCTAATTCACTAGCTCTCAAAGTTGTTTCATCCAGAAGAACAATTACTGCGGTTGTTGCATTAACAGTCGTATCCCAAAGAGCAGATAGGTGTGGTTTATTGTTAGCTTTCTGCATTTCAACGTCGTCGTTAGATTCTATATCCTCTATGATCATGATGGATCCAGGTGCATTTACTCCCTTAATGACTTCAGGAATTTCTTTGGCTAGTTTATTTTCTTGGTATTCCTTGAATTTACCCCATAAAACCGAGTAAAGCCCTGCTACTATCAAGATTCCACCAAGAATTCTGCACCAACAGTATAATATAAGATTAATTATTCGGCGAatgcttttatttcttcttttattcTGATTTGCTAAGGATAATGACTTCATAGTATCAAACACTAAGAAAGTGTATAAAGGTATTCCATGAAGGAATAAGATATAACAACATGTTAGATGGTGGGAAACGGGAATCACTACTTTATTACTGTATTATCAACAACCATAATCAGATCTAGAAACGTCTATATGATAAGTTCGTAGGAGGAATATACGAAGAAATCGCAGATGCCGGATGCGTTTTTTGTAGACTGATAAAGTATTAGAGTATTGCAACACCTTAATTTCTAAAGACCGGTCAGGAAAAAATATATGATCAGGAAATCGTAACATACCCTCCTAAGAAAATCTTTTCTGCAAGTATGAAAGATCCAAGAATTGCTACAATAATCATCATTAGAGGACTGAAGGCACTTGCAAAAACAGGTCCTCTTTTCTTCATCACTAAACCTTGTACGTAATAAGCCAGACTTGAAGTTACAATTCCCTGTACGCATGTTGATTAATGTTAATAATTATACAGTGAAGTGAAGGCACTTGCATACGTTAGCATTTACCAGTAATATATATTTATAGTGAGAGAGAGTATACTAACAGCGTACGCAGCAGCAAGTAGGTTCATATCCCAACCAATGGTCCAAGCTGAGGGTTTGTGCTCCATTACAAAAGTGACAGCAATGGATTGAAGAGTCCCCACAAAACATATTAGAGCTGTGAGAGAAAGTTGTGCTGtgtacttcttcattgttaccgCCTACAACAGAAATTTCCAAGCATATATTGAgtaagaaaatcaaataaaaattatggCCATCAAAATATACTGTAATATGTTTACCAGTATATACCTGTAGCACAAAAAAGGCAGCCCAAGCTAAAGTAGCAAGGATGACAAGAATCGAACCCTTGAGCCAATCGCCTTCAGTAGTACCAGTAGTATCTGTGACAAATGATTTGCGAGGATGAACATGCTTTGACCAAACCATCTCAATGATAGGTCCTTTGTACAAGGTCATTAACATTGCACCAGCCACTGTTACTACTGTTCCCACAACTTTGGCTTGACACCTTACTTTCTTCATATCCACTTTCTCCATCCTGATTATATGTACACAGACATAATCATGAAATAAAAGCAAAAGTTAGCCTAAAAACTACAGTAATCGTTTGATCAATTACTTGGATCATACATGCACATTTTTATTACCTGCAGATAACGGCCATGACAAACGTCATCGCTGGCAAAATGTTACTCAAGGCACATGCAAATGTTGGGGACGTGAACTTAAGCCCAGCATAGTAGAAATTTTGATCGATAACCGGCCTGCGTAATTTGTAACAAAAACAAAATGAGCTATTTCACATCCTGTATAGCATTAGAGATGTATATATAACTATAATGAATAGCCACCATATTTCTTTGTTTATAAGGACACCTACCCAAGAAGACCTAATACAAATATCTGCATGACCATCATAAGCGTAATCCTGGGTCGAACTTTTCTGcaaaaaaaattatgcccaaGAACAACACGTCTGGTTAGCAATCAAATTGTAAACTATCTTCGCTGTAGATCATTATTAGTTAAAATACATTTCAGGACTTTGGTAATTTAATATG
This is a stretch of genomic DNA from Papaver somniferum cultivar HN1 chromosome 1, ASM357369v1, whole genome shotgun sequence. It encodes these proteins:
- the LOC113334618 gene encoding WAT1-related protein At5g07050-like translates to MENKGCFSSFLQSSTPYIAMISLQFGYAGMNIITKVSLNRGMSHYVLVVYRHAFATAAIAPFALVIERKVRPRITLMMVMQIFVLGLLGPVIDQNFYYAGLKFTSPTFACALSNILPAMTFVMAVICRMEKVDMKKVRCQAKVVGTVVTVAGAMLMTLYKGPIIEMVWSKHVHPRKSFVTDTTGTTEGDWLKGSILVILATLAWAAFFVLQAVTMKKYTAQLSLTALICFVGTLQSIAVTFVMEHKPSAWTIGWDMNLLAAAYAGIVTSSLAYYVQGLVMKKRGPVFASAFSPLMMIIVAILGSFILAEKIFLGGILGGILIVAGLYSVLWGKFKEYQENKLAKEIPEVIKGVNAPGSIMIIEDIESNDDVEMQKANNKPHLSALWDTTVNATTAVIVLLDETTLRASELATKQ